Part of the Sorghum bicolor cultivar BTx623 chromosome 1, Sorghum_bicolor_NCBIv3, whole genome shotgun sequence genome, TTCGGTGCCGTCATCGGAGAGTGCGTCAGTGGTCTGCAGGAGGAGCTAGAGAGGAAGCTGTATGAGCAGATTAGCATCACAAACACCATGAGCAGGAACTTGAAGGAGGCCATAACACAATTTGCCGCCATGCGCGAAGACCTTGGCGCTCTTTGTAAGCTACTACTGCCTTTAGTACCAGAAGCTCATATTTCTAACGGCAAGAATGAAAGTCCAGGCAACAGGAGTAACAGATGGAAGTACAATTTCTTTGGAAAGAAACCCAAAGAGGACCGTTCTCCACGTCCCGAGGACAGCAAGAGTTTCAAGAAGCAAAAATCATTTGGTGCAAAGGATGTCATCTCAGAAAAGTCTGACTTTCGCCATCTCAACGGTATGACTACAGAGCAAGTGATAAGCTATTTTAAGTCTGAGATCAGCAAGCTGAAAAGGATGCATGAATCTGCATTGCAAGAGAAGACAGAAGAACTGTTCAGGTTCAAACGGGAGAAGGGGTCACATTCTCTCAAGAATGACATTGAATTTGAACCTTTGAGAAAGAAAATTCCAGAGATTGTATTGAGAATGGACCAAATCATTTCCAAGAATATAAAGATACCTGCGATCTGCATGACCCATGATGAACTTGACGAAAGATGCAGGCTGATGAGCAGAGTCGATGCTTTGTTTTATGAAAACCAGCATCTTCGAGGGTTGCTTGCAGATAGGACGAAGGACGTTAAGGCATTATCATCTCAGCTATCTGAAGCCAGCACAGAACTGTCTCTTCAGTTGTCGTCCGAAGAAGAGCTCCTGAGACAAATCGACAAAGTTAGAGAAGACTGTGAGGACCTCCGAATTGAATGTGATGTTAGAGAGGAAATGTATCAAACTGTTACAAAACAATTGCTTGATGACTACAAGGACAATATGGATGGTGCTGCACTAAATCTTAGTGCAAAGTTGTCTTCACTTGAATCTGCAGTCTCTGAAAAGAACAAGGCATTATGTCTATATAGTGAAGAAAATCACAGGTTAAAGGAGAAGTTAGCAGAGTTAGAAAAGGAGCGCTTGATCCATGATCACCGGGAAGTTCCAGAAGTCATAAAACAAGAGAGTACAGAAATTGTTCTGCGTGACATTGAGGTCGAGCCTCGCACATCGCCAAGACAATCAAATGGGAATGATTTGCAGTATGATGAGCTTGTGAAACTCAACTCAAGCTTACAGCAAACGTCAGGTATCCTGAAGGAAATGGACAATAAAAATATGGATCGCAGTAATAGCTTCACTAGGAATGAGCAAGAAAAGCAGCTGGAGTGCATTTTAGTGTCTATCATGAAATTATCAAAGGAATTTGTAGAGATTGAGAAAAAACTGTCAGCAGAAAGAACTGAGAGCAGGTTTGTTTTTGTTCATCTTCATTACATTTGCTTCTTAGGAAGTTTTATTTCATTTTCAAAAACGTCGAGCATGGTCGTTTCAGGTCAGAGGATTTGAGTGATCACTGCAGCCACATGGTCAGACAAGCCGTGGTACTAACAAAAATAGGGCTCTGGTATAAACGAATGATTGAAGCGAGGCGTTCTGAGCTCGAAAAGGCTGAAGCCAAGGTACTTCTAGAATTGAACTTCTGTTTGACTGCAAGAACACGTGatatataattatataaattCATCATGCAGAAACTCTGAAACGTTTTCAATGTGATCAGGTTATGACATTGGGCGACAAGATCACTGCACAGTTAAGCCTTCTTCAAAAGATATATTTAACTCTTGATCGTTACTCTCCTACGTTGCAGCAGCATCCTGGTGTAAGTACCTCAGTTGGAGATGGCTTGCATCCATGTATTTTGCAATGACCGGTACAATATTCAGAACTTTGCAAACATTAACATGGTTGCCTTTGTATGCAGCTGCTAGACTCTTTCTTGAAGACATGCAAGCTTGTTGCAGATTTGAGAAGTAAACAGAACGAAGGTTATACGACATGAATGAGGAGGTGGTATGGTCCTTGGTAGCTGATGTTCCTCGATGCGCCAAGTGAAGGATTCTAATCATCTCAGGTTTCAGAATTCAGATCCTGATTTGCTGTATATATGAGTACCAAGTGAACCAACAGCTACCTTGCTAAtcttatgcaatgcaagtggTAGCTGTCTCTATCTGCAATGATGGCCAGAAATCTGAAACCACGTGCGGAGCAAGAAGATATGTACAGATGGCATTGTGCTCACGTGCTTGTTGGTTAGAAAATAGGGTTGTTACTTGTTTAGTTAGCAGCCTAGGCTATAGAATAGGATGTATTGGATGATTCTCTCACTCGTAGACCAAGTAGAAAAGATGTTAACCACATTGTAAGCATAAAATTTATCTATCCCCACTCTGTGTTGATGAGTATCTTTCCTCCATCCAGATTGATGGTATTGCTACTCACTGGGTGCGCTCATGGTCAACCCACAGTGAAATGAGCATGTAGAATGTTGGAGACAAAAATAATGGAGATTTTCGCCAAAGCGTGGGTGGATGTCTTCTGAGTTCTAGTAGGTTTAGTGCTTAGTTTGCCAATCTCGAACTTTATTTTCTTTAAGCTCTTCAAATCCAGCCAGTTGCACTATAATAATTGATTTGATTGATTTGAGTGCAAAAATCATACGGAGGTCGAAATAAAATTTCAGAAACGAGCTTACACATGACACAACCAATGTTTAAACGCTGAAATAGTCCATCAACGTTGCAATCGAGGATCTTAAGGGAATTCGAGTTTTCAAACTTGGCCTAAGCAGTCTAACCGGCACGGTCGGgcccatatttattttattgcaGATTGCAGTCTAACCCACTTCATCCTCCCTTTCCTTTCGCTACTCTGCTCGGTGGGCTTTCTTGGCCTGTGATCCCCTGATCGGCCCATTGTTTGAAGGCCCAGCTAATATACAGGGAAAGAGGAGGCAGTGCGTGAGTGCGTGGCTCCGAGTCCGACTGAGAGCAAGCGGGGGATACGACTATACGAGAGGCGACTTCCACTCCCGTCGCACAGTCGCCGCCGGaggccgcgcgcgccgccgtctCGCCACGGTTCGTCTCTCCGTCTACTTCCGTACCCTCGCAGAGCTCGGTTTCTGTTCAGTTTTCGCGCCCCCTCCCCCTCGCATCTGACACTCGCCACGCGACCCTCCAGAACTGAATCGCGCTCTGTTGATGGGCAGCTTGcgcgccccgccgccgccggcgcagcTCGTCGGAAGCACTAGGGTTGCCTTCCGTTCTGGGATTCGCTTTTCCTCCGACACAGTCCTCAAATACAGAGGTGCGCGCTTGTtggtctatttttttttttctgttgctGCCCGCCTGCCCCTGCCAACCACCAAGGTTTGCTGGACTCTGTTTCATGGAATCGTTCATTGCTTCCTGATTTTCAGGATTAACTACCAGCAGCGCGATGAAATCATATAGACTATCCGAGCTCAGCGACACTGAGGTTAGCGGCCTCAAGGCTCGTCCCCGCATCGATTTCTCGTCCATATTTGGCACGGTGAGATGACATCCAGATTACTCATGGTGTTGAAGTCCAGTATCGTTTCATTTCATAGCCTCATAACCATGGGATTCTGTCGTGTGCAATTAGGTGAATCCAATCGTTGAGGATGTCCGTGTCAGAGGAGATGCAGCAGTTAAGCAGTAAGTGTTGCTGTTATAGATGGCCTTTTCTTGGACGACTGGGAGATTGTGATTAATTTTCTGGGTGGTTTGGTTTTTGTAGCTACACAGAAAAGTTTGACAAGGTCACGCTCGATGATGTTGTTGTTCGTGTTAGCGATCTTCCAGATGCAGAGGTAATTGTCCTGTTTTATGTATATATGTTATTTCCCCTATTTGCTGCATGAGTTTGGTTGTCTTACCTACATAAATACTGTAGCTTGATCCAGCTGTGAGGGAAGCCTTCGATGTTGCATATGACAATATATATGCCTTCCATGTTTCACAAAAATTACCCGAGAAGACAGTTGAAAATATGAAAGTAAGAGATGCTCAATGTTTCCATTAGTAAAGTTTCACCTTTCTAAACGCTCTACGTTAATTATGTATGCCCTTTTTCGTGAATATGTGAAGGGGGTAAGATGTAAGAGAATAACAAGGTGCATTGGTTCTGTCGGGCTGTATGTCCCAGGTGGCACTGCGGTCTTGCCTTCGACTGCATTGATGCTTGCTGTGGTATGCTTGCCTCTACTCAAATCCTCTCAACTGAATTAATTGCATTAATTCACTGTTTGAAGCTTTTCATATAGCCTCTCTTTCTGCCAGCCTGCACAGATTGCTGGATGCAAAACTATTGTCCTTGCCACACCACCTAGCCGTGATGGTAGCATATGCAAGGTACAGTTGTGGGACATGGAACTGCACCAGTATTCTTTTTTTAAACAATTGTTTGATGAAGCACTATATACTTTTCTTGTTTCCTGCAGGAGGTGCTATACTGTGCAAAGAAAGCTGGTGTGACACACATATTGAAAGCTGGAGGAGCTCAGGTACTAGCATATTTTGAGATTGTTTTGTGCTTCATTATTTATTTCAGTGCTCTTAGTGCTGTTTACTTTCAGGCAATCTCAGCAATGGCATGGGGAACTGCATCGTGCCCAAAGGTATTTGAAGTATATAAACCTATCGGTTACATGTCTAAAATCAGTAGTGATCTTTTGTGTCCATATACTGGCCTCTATATAATATATTGGTTGCTTGTTAAGTAATTCTCATAGAACTTAATAAACCGCAGCGTTTTTACTGGGCATGTCCTGCTCTTAGCACTTTAAATAAACTCTGCCCAAAACAACTGTTAACATATGGAGATGTTGACTCACCAAGTTCTAATTTTTGCTAACTTCATTACTGTGTCTACAGGTTGAGAAGATTTTTGGGCCTGGTAACCAGTATGTAACAGCTGCCAAAATGATTCTTCAGGTTTGTTCTTGTTCTTCCATTGTAAATAAAACTTTACCATTATCTTCTTTGCCAAGACATGTTTTCTATGTTAAATTGTTTTTGTGGTTCTAATATTTCTTTGACTGCAGAACAGTGAAGCTATGGTATCTATAGACATGCCTGCTGGCCCTTCTGAAGTTTTAGTCATTGCTGATAAATACGCGAACCCAGTTCATGTTGCTGCTGATCTGCTATCTCAGGTACTGTATTCTATTTGTTGCCCAAGTCTTATCTGCATTACTAAATGCTGTTCATGTTTGCTATTTAAAAAACTGAAATTTGAGAATCCTTCATGTATATAGAGGTTGTTTTATGATGCTAAACTTCCTATTATCGCACATGTTCATGAAGTGTGGCATTACAGTTAGCTAGTTAAATCTTTTGTAGGCAGAACATGGTCCAGATAGTCAGGTTGTTCTAGTTATTGCTGGAGATGGTGTTAATTTGGGTGCCATTGAGGCAGAGGTTAGCAAGCAGTGCAACGCGCTTCCAAGAGGTGAATTTGCTTCAAAAGCACTTAGCCACAGCTTCACTGTGTTTGCCAAAGATATGGTTGAGGTAATTCTTCACCCCTtcttcctgcaatggatgcatcTATGCTGCCCATTTGTGTTTTAAGTGCATCACCATTCTATTATGGACTTCAGTGCCTTCATTTTGTTTCTACCTTTTGCAGGCGATATCATTCTCAAATCTGTATGCCCCTGAACATTTGATCATCAATGTAAAGGATGCTGAGCAGTGGGAGGAGCTCGTTGAGAATGCAGGTAGGTATATTTTTATCATTAGGTGGTGTGGTTACATTGTTCTTCATGCAGACAAGCGGTCAGTTTTCATATCTTGGCACATCCATCTCGAATTCTTCATCTTAATATTTGGTTTCCACATCTCAGGGTCAGTTTTCTTGGGCCAATGGACCCCAGAGAGCGTGGGCGATTATGCAAGCGGAACAAACCATGTCCTTCCAACCTATGGTTACGCAAGGATGTACAGTGGTGTATCACTGAACTCTTTCCTCAAATACATTACTGTCCAATCCCTAACAGAGGAAGGACTGAGAAAGCTGGGTCCATACGTCGCGAAGATGGCCGAAGTGGAAGGGCTAGAAGCGCACAAGAGAGCCGTTACCCTTAGGCTGCAAGAGGTTGAGGCCTCTGTAACCGTATAGCTGCTGTCATGATTCATTTGTAATGTTCAAAGTCGGTGTGGGATGTTGGAATTGAACTATTGATCTGGAATGTTAGAAAGAGGCGTTTCAACTGGTACTACAAATAATGCTCATTGCACTCTGATATGTTTCACGAATAAACATGAGCAGAACTTATTGTATATGTAGTGTTCTCGCATTAGTTATTTCCCTAGTTGCTTTTGCCCCAAATTTTGGATTGTGCATATCCATCCATTGTGTTTCAAATAGACCGACAAGCATGTATAATAATTTGATGGAAAAGAAACAATAAAATGGCATCGACAAAGAGATTTTCATTGGAATCACATATGCACTGGGATGCCGTCGGTGGTCTGCTATCTTTGCTACCTCAGTTTCCTCTACCTGTCTGCTATCTTTGCTCCTTCAGTTTCCTCTCTCAAAGCCGGATGAGCCAGGGCCGCCCAGCACCAATGCAGTAAAAAAAAAGTCTACTTAACCTCGCTCAATTATTGACATCGCCAATTTTCTTCCTTAAGTATAAATTCAGATATTCTATACCGCAAACTGTTTAATACTCGCCTTGTCAGTTTTAAGacagttttcttttgttttgaaTAAATCAATTCTCACAGTTATCGTACGAAAAGTTCTCTTTATGTTTGACCGAATGTATAGAAAAGAGcaaaaatatttatcacaatagatgaatatattttgaaaatatattttatgattatAATTCGGTGTCATAAACAATATTCTTTTCTATGAATTTAGTCAAACCTAAAAAATGAAGCCAATTTAAGATTTCATTTTAACTCATGGACGGGAGCACCAAGCTGACTGGTTTTAATGGTGGCCCAAGCCCATTTCTGTTAGAACGGCAACACTAGGCTCCAACAAAGGCTCCACCACACCGTCGTGCGGATCCGAGGCCCAACGGCGGCGGTGGGGGAGGCGGCGACCGTGTGGGAGGTCGCGCTGAGGCGGGGGACTGAACCTGGACTGCGCGAGGCGCGAGGTAGGCTGGGCGGCGGCGGAAGAAATCACCGATGGGCGATGCGCAGGCGGCAGGGGAGGGTCCGCGCTGCGTTGGCTGCGGCGGGCGCGTGAAGACGCTCTTCGTGCAGTACTCCCCGGGCAACATCCGCTTGATGAAATGCGTAAGCCACGCGAGTGCCCCTGTCCTCGCGAGTCTCTGCACCACTCGTGTAATCCGTTTTGACTTTTTCTTATGAGCCGTCAAACTCTCTGAATAGTGAATACTACCTTTCTTGTGCCTGCTAGGATAACTGCAAGGCTGTTGCTGATCCCTACATCGAGTGCGAGTTCATGGTACGGTCATCAATGAACAACGCCTTGCAGCTTAATTTTGGATGTGTTAGCTGCGTAGGATGCTTGAGTGGTTTACTAAGTGTTGACATCTGCTTGCTCCTTTCTAGATCATCTTGATTGATCTTGTCCTGCACAAGACAAGGGCATACCGCCATGTTCTGTTTAATAAGCTGAGCATGGGATCATCTGTTGACAAGGTATGAATCTATGCTTTGCAGGCCGACTCTGATTGCTGTTTCACATTCCTGCAAACATCAAATTGTGCTTGGCTCATACTGCAAACATCGAATACCACCTTTCTTTTGCTGGTCTCGTAGTAGTAATGCTTTAAGCATTTATGCATTTCACTTTGACTTGCCTTAGCTAATCTGTGTGAAACAATTGTTACTGGAGAAGTCGAGATGCCCACTTGTAGATAGAGTAGTTAATGTATGGATGAGGCTAAATATggtttggtcatgcttattcATGCTAAATTGCCAGGACCCAGGACTGCTCTCCTTTCTACATTAAAGCAAATCATTTACTTCTTCCGTCTTTTCCGCTTCAATTTTATCTTGAGGAGTGACACAAGCAATCAGGACGGTAACAATAAACATCATCAATTATGTGCCCCGTTCCATTTTTACTCAATAATTCCCATGCTTCTACTTGGAAAATTGAAGCTTTGCTTTCTTCCTTTTGCTAATGATGACATTCCTGTTTCACTGACACTTGAGCCTTTGGTGACTTCCTGACCCTTCACAGCAGCATATAAAAACCAATTTGGCATAAAAATTTGTTTTCCATTCGTATAGGTTTTAGATGAATAGTTTGGCAATCTTGTTGTGATCTGCTCTCATCTTGTAGCGATTTCATACCTTCCCTTCAAGAACTTATTTGGTAGGGTACGTCTTCATGTCCATATATAATTTGATTCCCTGTCTAATATGCCTGTGTGTTCGTGTTTGCAGGGAATACTTTACCGGTCTACTTTGATACATATTGCTCTTGATGCATGTATCCTTGAATTCATAAATCTTTACTTTGATTTTGATTACTATGAACTATCTGCGCATCTTAAACAGTCCATAACTATGTAAGTCAGAATATCTTTTTCGAAAGGAAACAGAGCTGATGGGGCTTCTTCCAGGAGTATTTTCTCAACAATTTCCAATTGCACTGAGGTGATTACAGTTACCGGCAttcaaatatatttttttaagtgCAAATCGTCATAACAGTGTGCCCAACATTTTGTTGCTCTCCAGGTTATTGGCGATGCATTGTTGGGAAACATCATATTTATGATCATTTTACTCCTGGGAGTGCGATTTATTCTCAAATTATCTTTCGATGTTATAAGGTACAACTGGCATGATGTCCTCTTCTTGTTAGAATAAAACATTTATTGCTATCAATGGGTCCCTGAGTGTTCTTGATGGGGTTTATGCAGCTAGTAGAGATCATGCAACAGTCTAATAGTCTCATAGTTCATTTCTGTTCTATTTACATTTTTCGTATATCTTATTTTATTTGCAATTTCGTTTGCTTGTCCATGGTTTTTTTTTG contains:
- the LOC8083924 gene encoding WPP domain-associated protein, whose product is MEAVQAVLSERTNPLLHRSSSPSGVGRLQPDAGNGAGFYDGSAYSFLDTTKPCATRFSSGSVTSEDSPALTPRLLSFMSSSSPDNCSSSAEWPDRAVASRSNRYLFDASAQARCAEYLDLMRLEVDAQLGKLKGGVTGLESYALPDNGRVIGGAHRHLGMSLDVTLIEIDERFNALKLLMGSVFRQAREMLGSVNSSVSDLQSENELQLEVFGAVIGECVSGLQEELERKLYEQISITNTMSRNLKEAITQFAAMREDLGALCKLLLPLVPEAHISNGKNESPGNRSNRWKYNFFGKKPKEDRSPRPEDSKSFKKQKSFGAKDVISEKSDFRHLNGMTTEQVISYFKSEISKLKRMHESALQEKTEELFRFKREKGSHSLKNDIEFEPLRKKIPEIVLRMDQIISKNIKIPAICMTHDELDERCRLMSRVDALFYENQHLRGLLADRTKDVKALSSQLSEASTELSLQLSSEEELLRQIDKVREDCEDLRIECDVREEMYQTVTKQLLDDYKDNMDGAALNLSAKLSSLESAVSEKNKALCLYSEENHRLKEKLAELEKERLIHDHREVPEVIKQESTEIVLRDIEVEPRTSPRQSNGNDLQYDELVKLNSSLQQTSGILKEMDNKNMDRSNSFTRNEQEKQLECILVSIMKLSKEFVEIEKKLSAERTESRSEDLSDHCSHMVRQAVVLTKIGLWYKRMIEARRSELEKAEAKVMTLGDKITAQLSLLQKIYLTLDRYSPTLQQHPGLLDSFLKTCKLVADLRSKQNEGYTT
- the LOC110431479 gene encoding histidinol dehydrogenase, chloroplastic yields the protein MKSYRLSELSDTEVSGLKARPRIDFSSIFGTVNPIVEDVRVRGDAAVKHYTEKFDKVTLDDVVVRVSDLPDAELDPAVREAFDVAYDNIYAFHVSQKLPEKTVENMKGVRCKRITRCIGSVGLYVPGGTAVLPSTALMLAVPAQIAGCKTIVLATPPSRDGSICKEVLYCAKKAGVTHILKAGGAQAISAMAWGTASCPKVEKIFGPGNQYVTAAKMILQNSEAMVSIDMPAGPSEVLVIADKYANPVHVAADLLSQAEHGPDSQVVLVIAGDGVNLGAIEAEVSKQCNALPRGEFASKALSHSFTVFAKDMVEAISFSNLYAPEHLIINVKDAEQWEELVENAGSVFLGQWTPESVGDYASGTNHVLPTYGYARMYSGVSLNSFLKYITVQSLTEEGLRKLGPYVAKMAEVEGLEAHKRAVTLRLQEVEASVTV
- the LOC8083925 gene encoding protein arv1 homolog, producing MGDAQAAGEGPRCVGCGGRVKTLFVQYSPGNIRLMKCDNCKAVADPYIECEFMIILIDLVLHKTRAYRHVLFNKLSMGSSVDKGILYRSTLIHIALDAFRISFSKGNRADGASSRSIFSTISNCTEVIGDALLGNIIFMIILLLGVRFILKLSFDVIRYRDVLFAVIISSYFKLFLFTMMVWEFPSSVIFIVEMFVLSSNVVALRVVSQFPKAHCFAVCLVAHAAKYLTQRWILGTP